The following DNA comes from Thiohalophilus sp..
TCCCGGGGCCCCCGGCAAATGTGATACCAGGCAATATGACGTCAATCATATTTATTCCGTGTATCTTCTGTAACTATCTGAATACAATCAATAAATAAACTTTCTCTTTGCTGCGCGTCAGCATATCGCGTGGTGCAGCGCCCTATTACCATCCCCGCAGAATAGGTCGTGGCCAATACGGCCATGTGTGGTCTGTTACACAAAGTTCCAGGGGGATGCATGATCAGGTCTGGTTTTGTCCGCACCGCTATCAGCGGGTTGACGCTATTATCGATGTCGGTGCTGTTTGCCGGCATTGCCGAGGCAATGGTTACCGGTCAGGTGACTGACGCGGCAACCGGAAAGCCGGTTGCCGGTGCGGTGGTAAAGGTACAGGGCACGGATCACCAGCGCCCGCAGTGATGCTGAAGGTCATTTTCAGCTCGATACCGCCGATGCGGATCTTTCCACCCGGCATATCACAGCCTGGGATGAGGGATACAGCATCGCCTCCGTAATGGCGTCCCGGGGTGATGAGGTCACATTGTCTCTGGAAGTCCTGCCGCCTGACGATCACACCTATCAATATCAATCCAACCAGTCTTGCGGCGCCTGTCACACGGATATTTACCAGCAATATCAAAATACCACCATGGGGCGGGCCGTCGACGAGAAATTGCCGCAAAAACAGCAGTTCTACCTGGGGGTGGATGAGGACGGTAAATTCGACGGGCTGGGTTTTGGCTGGAAATATTTTGCCCCCATGCTGGGCATTTCCCAGGGCATGCACGCCATGGACATGGATCATTATGTCGGCACTTGCGTCAATTGCCACGCCCGCGGCGCCACCTGGAAGGAGGGGGTAACCGAGCCGCATCGCAAACTCCATCCGGGGACCGGCGAAGTCTTTATCGATGGCCAACTCCAGGTCTACCGTTTCGACAAGCTCGAGGAACTGACTATCGGGCAGGGCCGCGAAGGCATCAGTTGCGAGGTCTGTCATTCGGTTCAGGACGTACGAATACACGAGGATCAGTTTGGCAAGCTCGAAACCGTCAAGATCGACCGCATGGAGATTATCCGCCGCGGCGATGTCAAGTTTGGCCCTTATAAGGATGCGGTCAGTCCGGCCCACAAGACAGCCTACAGTCCGATTTTCGAGAAGTCCGAATTCTGCGCCATGTGTCATATGGAACGTGCCGATGACCTGGAAGGCGTTGGGGTGCCGAGCCTGATGACGCTGGATGAGTATCCGCGCTGGAAAACCAACTTCGATGCCGGCAAGACGGACAAGCAGTGCCAGTCCTGCCATATGTATACCGGCGGTCAAGGTGCCTGGAGCGCGAACAAGGCCGCTACGATCGGTGTGGAACGCGACCCCAACACGCTGGCCGGACATCACTGGCGTGGCAGTTATTTCGATGGGGAGATGCCGCGTCGTGCTTCCAATCTCAAGATTCGTGCGCAACGCAATGACGACGGTGAAATCGCAGTTGCAGCCGAAGTCGCGAACGTTGGCGCCGCGCACAAGATGCCGGGTGGCCCCCCTTTCCGGCAGATGTTGTTGCTTATCGAGGCGACGGATGCCAATGGCGAGAAACTGGAGCCGCTGGATCCGGCAAGGGCCGATCCCAATGATGCCGCACATGCCAACCGCATTATCGACGTCGGTGGTGGTTACCGCAAATACGGTTTCTTCAAATGGTGGGAAATGTATCACGGTGAGTCATTCCCCGAGATGCCCTATGTTGGCCAGGTTGGCAAGGTTTATAACGGTTCCTGGGTGACGCCCGGGTTTTTTCCGATGGGCTGGATGTTCAGCTATTTGTGGATCGGCCTGATACCACTGCTGATTGGCGTGATCGGCTGGTCGCCATTGCGTGCCATGTTCAGTGACGGGAACAAAGACGATTCCGCCAGTCAGAAACCGGGTTTCTTCAGCGTCAACGTCGGCACGATCGACCGGCTGGCGCGTATGCTGGTGGGAGCGCTCGTCCTGATCTTTGTGCCAGCCCCCTGGAACCTGGTCGGGTTGATTCCGCTTGTAAGCGGTTTGCTCGGTTGGTGTCCGACCTACCACCTTATCGGGCAGATCGATACCCGCGAGCAGGGCGGTTTCTTCCCGCCCAATGTCGGAGCGCTGGATCGCTTCCTGCGGATTGTGGTGGGCATCGTGATCCTGATGATGATCGACTCACCCTGGGGTTGGGTTGGCCTGATTCCGCTTGTAAGCGGGGTGATTGGCTGGTGTCCGACCTATCGCCTGGCGGGTAATCTGGATACCCGGGGAGCGGGGATCAAGGGCCTGTTTGCCCCTAATGTGGGCACTCCGGACCGGATACTGCGGGCGCTGATCGGGCTTGCCCTGCTGTCATTGCTGTTCTGGGGACCGCAAACAGCCTGGGGTGCGCTGGGACTGATTCCTCTGTTTACCGCCGTGATGGGCAATTGTATTCCGTATCGGCTGGCGGGGATCGATACGCGCGGCAAGCAGGAGCGTACGAGCGATGGTCCCGTCTGGATGAACCTTAACTTTGGTGAGCGGCGTTCACGCATGCTCGTCGGACTGGTTCTGATTGCCATGGCGACGGTGCTGCCGAGCGTCGGCGCGATGCATGTTTGGCCCGTGGGCGGATTCGCGGCCGAGCGTGTCTACTACGATACACGCATCGGCTACAAGGAATCCGATACCACGCACTATCGTTTTCGTGCGCCTGCCTCCGGGCCTGCCAATATCGAGGCCAAACTCATTTACTTGCGTCACTGGTACTTCATGGAGCCTATCAAAGGCGAAAAATACTGGGGCACGGATAAATGGAAGTATCTGCTTCACGACCTTGCCGTCGAAGTGCCGCCGAAGGACGGGGCAGTGGTGATGGCGGATGCCGGTAACCATGACGGCAGTCTCGAAAATATGCCACCTGTTCCGTCCAAACCGGGTACCGGTGCCTGGACGGTGTCTGACGCCGATGAGCTCAAGCAGCTCGCCGAGACACTTGAACTGGCATCCGGTTCACCTGAGAAGCCGTCCGCGGAGGGTGTTAATGCAACGATGACAGGGGATGAATAGCCATGGGCTGGATTATCGGAGGTGGTTTGCTTGTGTGCTGTATCGCGGTGCCATTGTTGATCCGCTTCATGAAACAGCGCCGTGCAAGGTTATTACCCGAGGACGGGCAACAAGGCAAGGACAAGGATGAAGAGTGAAAAAGGATTTGATAATGGAAATTTAAAAAACATTCGATGTGTGAATGTCAACGTATCGATGCCGGTATGACGCACCGGCAGTGTTCAATCCATTAATTACGATAATCAGGAGAATACCATGAACAGTCTGACATTTCGGTGGATGGGGATAACGGTATTCGGTGTTGCCAGTCTTATGGGCGCATCGGCCCAGGCCAATATTGGCATGGAGAACGTGGGGTTCAGTGCACGCAGTATCGGTATGGGCGGCACCAGTATTGCCGTCGGCGAGGATACCTCTGTGATGAACACCAACCCGGCGGCTCTGGCGCGAGTACAAAACGGTCGGCTGGATCTCAATGCCGGGATGATGATTCCGGATTTCGGGTTTCGCAATGGGGTTAACGATTCTGACGGCGAAGATACGATCTATATGCTGATGTCAGCTGGTTTTGCCAGGCGTCTGAATGAGCGGGTTACCCTGGGTATTGGTCTGTTCAATGAAGGAGGGACGGGGACAAACTACGGGATACTCGACGTCAACAGCAGTTTCCTGGAGGGCGGCGCGCTCGGCTGCGGCACGGCCTGTCCCGCCGAGTACTACACCAACTTCGGTTATATGGTGATGACACCCAGTATCGCCTACCAGGTGGATGATCGTCTTTCCCTGGGCGCCTCGGCACAGATCGGCTATGGCATGATGCGAATGAAAATGCCGTTTTTCATGGATACCAACGCCAACGGTTTTCCGGATGTGTTGCAGGCAGCTGATATGAGTGGCAATGACATCAACTACCGCCTCAAGCTTGGCGTTCATTATGATGCGGGCCAATGGGGGGTGGGTGCGGCCTACACCTCCAAGGCCGACCTGGGCCTCTCTGGCGATGCCACCCTGGTTAATCTTGCCAACAACTCGATCTCCCGCATGCCGGTGACAGTGAATATCGGCTGGCCCTCTTCGCTGAAGGCGGGCGCGTTCTGGGACGGTAGAGAGGCAGGGATGCCCCTGCTGACATTCGAGGTGCAACGTACCAACTGGAGTGAATATCTGGACAGCATTCCGGTCAGCATGGGTCCCATGGCCATGCAGATGCGTACCGGCTGGGAAGACCAGACCGCCTATCGGCTGGGTATTGAATACCCGCTCACCGGATCCTGGGATGCGCGGTTTGGTTATACCCACGGCAGTAACCCGATTTCTGATGCCGGCATCCTGCCTGTCATGAACGCCATCGTCGAAGACCATGTCACCCTGGGAATGGGTTATCACGGTCTGAAAAACCTGGAGTTCAATGCCGCGCTGGAGTTCGGTCTCGACAATACCCAGACCGGCGCCATGCCGCACAATATCGGCCCCGATGTGATGAACGCGGAGGTCGATATGGGTTATCAGGCGATGATGATGCAGGTCTCGTATCAATGGTGATTGTTACCGGGTGAAGTTCTTCGTACTCCCCCGTCATTTCTGGCGCGGTTACACTCCCGTCCGCGCCAGTTCTTTTTTCCTGGTTGAGGTAAGGCGATTCCGGCAGTGATAGCAACAGCTAGAAGCAACAAGTAGTGTGCGAAACAGGATCGATTTGCATGGAGGGCGATGGACATGGTGGAGCATGTTATTCTGACCCCGATCGGTGCCCATGCACTGCTGTACAGGGATTCAGCAGTGGTAAGCGGGCAATTGTCGCGGCTTTCAGCATATTTTCGATGTTGAGACGAAAACGTGAAAAAAATGATCAGGTAGAAGATGTTGCCTATTGGTCGAGTGTGTTGAAAACACGATCCTGTTCAATACCCCGTAATTTGTGGTTGTCGCGTGTTCAGGATTTAATCTGGCCGCGCAACGCCACGGCGGCCAGCACGGCGGCCACAAGGATAGCACCGCCGATCCCGGCGGCGAGCATTTCGGTGCCCAGGCCCCGATCCAGCAGGACGCCGAGCAGCGGCGGGCCGATGGCGGTGGCGAGGATCATCAACGCCTGCAGCAGGGCGCGGATGGCACCCAGGTGGGCCAGGCCATAGCGTTCGGCCAGTAACGGGGTCAGTGCTGTGGCGTTGAGCCCCAGGCCCAGGCCGAGCAGGGCGGGCCACAGCAGTGCCGCCCAGGTGCTGTCGAACAGGGCCAGCACGGCCATCGATCCGATCAACGGCAGCAGCGAGGGGACGAACAGGCGGGTGGCGGTGAGCCGATCCACCAGCGGCCCGGCACCGAGCAGCCCGCTGACGTGGCCCACCGCGAACAGTGCCAGTCCCGAGGCGACCAGTTCGGTACTCCAGCCCTTGGCCTCGGCCAGCGGGATCTGGTGAAAAAAGGCGATGGTGACCGTAAACGGTGCCGCCACGGCGGCGGGCATCAGCAGGGCGAAACGCCAGTCGCGCACCACCTCGCGACGGGTCCAGTCCCGGGCAACCTGGCGACCTGTCGAGGTGTCGGCGAGGGTACCGCCGTGGGCACCCTGCAGCAGCCACAACAGCAGCAGCAGAAACAGCAGCACCACACCGCTGCCCAGCAGCCAGAGATCGCGCCAGCCCAGCCAGGCCAGCGCCGCCACGGCGGTGGCGGGGAACACGGCCTCGGCCAGCGGCAGGCCCATGGCGGCGATGGAGACCGCCTTGCCGCGTCCGCCGTGAAAACGCTGGGCCATGGTGGTCAGGGCAATGTGGGTCATCAGCCCCTGGCCGCCCAGGCGCAGTAAAAACAGCGCTGCCAGCAGCGCGAGCACGCCGCCGCTGGTTCCCAGCAACAGGCCGCCGAGAATCAGCAGCAGCGCCGCGCCGCTTAAAAACAGCCTCTGGTCCGCGCGATCATAGAGCTTGCCCAGCCAGGTCAGCAGTGAGGCGCTGGCCAGGGTGGCGCCGCCGTAGACCAGGCCAAGTTCAGCATGGCCCAGATCGAAATCGGCGCGCAGCTGGGGATTGAACAGGCCGATATAAAAGGTCTGGCCGAAACCGGAGAGCATGGCGGTCAGCAGGCCGAAGGCGAGCAGGCGCCGGTGCTCCCATAAAAAGGCCAGATAGTCGCGGGGCAGAAGGCGTGTTGGCATAGCGCGCAGTCTAGCAGAACCGTCGGCGGTCGATGCTATACTCCGCGCCTGTGAAAACACCTGCTACCAATCCATCCGATTCCCTGGCCTGCCCGTTATGCGGTCATCCGGCCGAGCCGTTTTGCGCGGATCGGCGCCGGCGGTTTTTCCGCTGTCCCCACTGTGAACTGATCAGCGCCGATCCCGCCGCGCATCTGGATCGTGACGAAGAAAAGGCGGTTTATGATCAACATGACAACGATCCGGGCGATCCCCGCTATCGGAGGTTTCTGGCGCAACTGGCCGACCCGTTGCTGGAACGGTTGAGTCCCGGCATGCAAGGGCTGGATTACGGTTGTGGTCCGGGGCCGACCCTGAGCGGCATGCTGCGCGAGGCGGGGATGGTGATGCATGACTACGATCCCCTCTATGCGCCGAATACGGTGCTGCTGGATCGTCAGTACGATTTTGTCACCTGCACCGAGGTGGTGGAGCATTTCAACGATCCGGCCACGGCCTGGCCCCAACTGGCAGACCTGGTGCGTCCGGGCGGCTGGCTCGGGATCATGACCTGGCTGGTCTCGGATCCCGATCCACAGGCTTTTCGCAGCTGGGGCTACAAGGGCGACCCGACTCATGTCAGTTTTTATCGTCCGGCGACTTTCGACTGGCTCGGGCAGAGACTGGGGTTCACGGTCGAACAGGCGGGTGAGCGGGTGATTCTGATGCACAAGTCCCGGGACTGATGTGCTACCATCGCGATTCGGATGTTGTGAAAACCTAGGGGCCCGCGGCCCTTTTTGTTTTTCGGCACCCTGCCAGTTCAATGGCAGCTTGTGCCGGTCCCCTCGCGACGATAAACCGTGAACCCGGTCAGGCCCGGAAGGGAGCAGCCGTAGCGGTGGACTCGGGCGCCGGGGTGTGGCTGGTACGAGCTGTCACCCAATTCCAGGGACGAGGTACGAGGGACGAGTGACGAGGAAGATCAAAAGCCCACTCCACGGATTGTAGGAGCGGCTGCGCCGCGACCGGGCTTGCCAGTGCGCAAAGGGGTATCGCGCCGAAGGCGCCCCTACCGGCCAGTGGCCTTGCGGTTTTCCTCGTTACTCGTCCCTCGTACCTCGGCCCTTTGTTCAGATTGATGCACCGCCCGTCCGGGACAGGTAGAATGACCCTTCTTGTGAAGCTTCAGGCGAATTCCGGAATATCATGAGCTACCAGGTATTGGCACGTAAATGGCGGCCGCGTACGTTTGAGACGCTGGTGGGGCAGGAGCATGTCTCGCGGGCGCTGATCAATGCGCTGGATAACGACCGCGTGCATCATGCCTTTTTGTTCACCGGCACGCGCGGGGTGGGCAAGACCACCATTGCGCGGATTTTCGCCAAGTCGCTCAATTGCGAGCAGGGCGTCAGTTCCCAGCCCTGCGGCGTCTGCAGTACCTGTACCGAGATCGATGAAAACCGGTTTGTGGATCTGATCGAGGTGGATGCCGCCTCGCGCACCAAGGTCGAGGACACCCGCGATCTGCTCGATAATGTCCAGTACGCACCCACTCGCGGGCGTTACAAGGTGTACCTGATCGACGAGGTACACATGCTCTCCGGGCACAGTTTCAATGCCCTGCTCAAGACCCTGGAAGAGCCGCCGCCGCACGTCAAATTCCTGCTCGCCACCACCGATCCGCAAAAACTGCCGGTGACCATTTTGTCCCGCTGTCTGCAGTTCAACCTGCGCCGCCTGCCGGCGGAGTTGATCGTTCAGCATCTGGAAAATGTCCTGCAGCAGGAGGGTATTGAATGCGAAACGCCGGCCCTGCAGCAGCTGGCCCGTTCCGCCGATGGCAGCATGCGTGATGCGCTGAGTCTGCTGGATCAGGCCATCGCCTACGGCGGCGGGGCGGTGCGCGAGGCGGAGGTGCGCGCCATGCTCGGCAAGCTGGATCAGCAACCGGTGCTCGCCCTGCTCGATGCCCTGGCCGACGGCGAGGGTCAGCAGGTGCTGGCGATCGTCCAGCAGGCCATCGATATCATTCCGGATTACAGTGAGGTGCTGGCGGAGTTAATCAGCCTGTTGCATTCGCTGGCGCTGTTGCAGCAGGTTCCCGAGGCGTACCATGAGGGCATGGGCGATCAGGCCGCTCTGCAGGCGCTGGCGCAAAAACTGAGCCCCGAGGATGTGCAGCTCTATTATCAGATCGCGCTGAATGGCCGGCGTGATCTGCCGCTGGCGCCGGACCCGCGCAGTGGTCTGGAAATGGCGTTGCTGCGCATGCTGGCGTTTCGGCCCGTGGCGGCGGGCGACAGTGGAGGCCCTGTCGCGGTAAAAAAGCCGCAGGCGGACGTGCCGCGTCCGCCACCCGCGAAACCGGCACCGACGGATAAAGCAACGGCAGCGGCCACGCCGGTTACGGCGTCGCCGGCCGAACAGGAGTGGTCGACGATTGTGGGCAGTTTGTCGCTCGGTGGCGCGGTCAAACAGCTGGCGGCCCATTCCGTTTTACTGGCCCGGGAGGGCAACAGCCTCAAGCTGGCCCTGGATCAGACCGGCGCCCCGCTGTATACCAAAGATCGCCAGGCCAATCTGCAACAGCAATTGAGCGAGTATTTCGGCCAACCGATCAAGCTGAGTATCGAGGTGGGCCAGGTGGAAGGCGAAACCCCGGCGCGTCGTGAAGCCCGGGAGCGGGACGAGCGACAAACTGCCGCAGTGGCGGCAATTGAAAACGACGCCAATGTAAAAAATCTGATGGAAACGTTTGACGCCCGGATCAATACCGGGAGTGTGGAACCGATCGACTAAACCGATAGTAATGCATCGAGGTGAAAAATATGAAAGGCGGATTAGGCAATCTGATGAAGCAGGCCCAGCAGATGCAGGCCGACATGCAAAAAGCCCAGGAAGAGATGGCCAAACTGGAAGTCACCGGCCAGTCCGGCGGCGGTCTGGTCAAGGTCACCATGACCTGCAAGCATGATGTTAAACGCGTCGAGATCGACGACAGCCTGGTGGGCGACGACAAAGAAATGCTCGAAGACCTGGTCGCCGCGGCCATCAACGACGCCGTGCGCCAGGTGGAAAAAACCGTGGAAGAAAAATTCTCCGGCATGACCGCCGGCATGAACCTGCCTGAAGGTTTCAAACTTCCATTTTAAAATTATTACATCACGTTCTCGCAAAGTTGCAGAGGCGTTTATGCCCGTTGTTCGGGTGCAAAGAAAACAAGGATCGGGTTTGGGCGTGATACGGCATTGTCAGAGTGACATGCTCACCAGGGCTTGCGATATTTATGATTTCTCCTGTTTCTTTGCGTGCGCGGCGGCTCTGCGAGAACAGTTCAGGATACGTTGTCATGTCCTACAGTCCCCTGATTAACCAGTTGGTTGAGGCGCTGCGCTGTTTGCCCGGCGTGGGGCCGAAGTCTGCCCAGCGCATGGCGTTTTATCTGCTGGATCGGGATCGCGAGGGCGGACGCCATCTGGCGCAAACACTGCAGGAGGCCATCGAGAAGGTGGGCCACTGCGAGCAGTGCCGTAATCTGAGCGAGTCGCCGGTCTGTCAGCTGTGCGCCAGTGACAACCGGGATCGCAGTCTGTTATGCATCGTCGAAACGCCGGCCGATGTGCAGGCGATCATGCAGGCCACCGAATACAAGGGCCTGTTCTTTGTGCTGATGGGCCATTTGTCGCCCCTGGACGGGATCGGACCGCTGGATATCGGGCTGGATAAACTGGGCGAACGCCTTGACAGTGG
Coding sequences within:
- a CDS encoding YbaB/EbfC family nucleoid-associated protein translates to MKGGLGNLMKQAQQMQADMQKAQEEMAKLEVTGQSGGGLVKVTMTCKHDVKRVEIDDSLVGDDKEMLEDLVAAAINDAVRQVEKTVEEKFSGMTAGMNLPEGFKLPF
- a CDS encoding MFS transporter → MPTRLLPRDYLAFLWEHRRLLAFGLLTAMLSGFGQTFYIGLFNPQLRADFDLGHAELGLVYGGATLASASLLTWLGKLYDRADQRLFLSGAALLLILGGLLLGTSGGVLALLAALFLLRLGGQGLMTHIALTTMAQRFHGGRGKAVSIAAMGLPLAEAVFPATAVAALAWLGWRDLWLLGSGVVLLFLLLLLWLLQGAHGGTLADTSTGRQVARDWTRREVVRDWRFALLMPAAVAAPFTVTIAFFHQIPLAEAKGWSTELVASGLALFAVGHVSGLLGAGPLVDRLTATRLFVPSLLPLIGSMAVLALFDSTWAALLWPALLGLGLGLNATALTPLLAERYGLAHLGAIRALLQALMILATAIGPPLLGVLLDRGLGTEMLAAGIGGAILVAAVLAAVALRGQIKS
- the recR gene encoding recombination mediator RecR, with the protein product MSYSPLINQLVEALRCLPGVGPKSAQRMAFYLLDRDREGGRHLAQTLQEAIEKVGHCEQCRNLSESPVCQLCASDNRDRSLLCIVETPADVQAIMQATEYKGLFFVLMGHLSPLDGIGPLDIGLDKLGERLDSGEVTEVILATNATVEGEATAHYIAEMAARREGINVSRIAQGVPMGGELEYLNSSTLSRAFMERHRV
- a CDS encoding DUF2892 domain-containing protein, whose protein sequence is MASRGDEVTLSLEVLPPDDHTYQYQSNQSCGACHTDIYQQYQNTTMGRAVDEKLPQKQQFYLGVDEDGKFDGLGFGWKYFAPMLGISQGMHAMDMDHYVGTCVNCHARGATWKEGVTEPHRKLHPGTGEVFIDGQLQVYRFDKLEELTIGQGREGISCEVCHSVQDVRIHEDQFGKLETVKIDRMEIIRRGDVKFGPYKDAVSPAHKTAYSPIFEKSEFCAMCHMERADDLEGVGVPSLMTLDEYPRWKTNFDAGKTDKQCQSCHMYTGGQGAWSANKAATIGVERDPNTLAGHHWRGSYFDGEMPRRASNLKIRAQRNDDGEIAVAAEVANVGAAHKMPGGPPFRQMLLLIEATDANGEKLEPLDPARADPNDAAHANRIIDVGGGYRKYGFFKWWEMYHGESFPEMPYVGQVGKVYNGSWVTPGFFPMGWMFSYLWIGLIPLLIGVIGWSPLRAMFSDGNKDDSASQKPGFFSVNVGTIDRLARMLVGALVLIFVPAPWNLVGLIPLVSGLLGWCPTYHLIGQIDTREQGGFFPPNVGALDRFLRIVVGIVILMMIDSPWGWVGLIPLVSGVIGWCPTYRLAGNLDTRGAGIKGLFAPNVGTPDRILRALIGLALLSLLFWGPQTAWGALGLIPLFTAVMGNCIPYRLAGIDTRGKQERTSDGPVWMNLNFGERRSRMLVGLVLIAMATVLPSVGAMHVWPVGGFAAERVYYDTRIGYKESDTTHYRFRAPASGPANIEAKLIYLRHWYFMEPIKGEKYWGTDKWKYLLHDLAVEVPPKDGAVVMADAGNHDGSLENMPPVPSKPGTGAWTVSDADELKQLAETLELASGSPEKPSAEGVNATMTGDE
- a CDS encoding class I SAM-dependent methyltransferase — translated: MKTPATNPSDSLACPLCGHPAEPFCADRRRRFFRCPHCELISADPAAHLDRDEEKAVYDQHDNDPGDPRYRRFLAQLADPLLERLSPGMQGLDYGCGPGPTLSGMLREAGMVMHDYDPLYAPNTVLLDRQYDFVTCTEVVEHFNDPATAWPQLADLVRPGGWLGIMTWLVSDPDPQAFRSWGYKGDPTHVSFYRPATFDWLGQRLGFTVEQAGERVILMHKSRD
- the dnaX gene encoding DNA polymerase III subunit gamma/tau produces the protein MSYQVLARKWRPRTFETLVGQEHVSRALINALDNDRVHHAFLFTGTRGVGKTTIARIFAKSLNCEQGVSSQPCGVCSTCTEIDENRFVDLIEVDAASRTKVEDTRDLLDNVQYAPTRGRYKVYLIDEVHMLSGHSFNALLKTLEEPPPHVKFLLATTDPQKLPVTILSRCLQFNLRRLPAELIVQHLENVLQQEGIECETPALQQLARSADGSMRDALSLLDQAIAYGGGAVREAEVRAMLGKLDQQPVLALLDALADGEGQQVLAIVQQAIDIIPDYSEVLAELISLLHSLALLQQVPEAYHEGMGDQAALQALAQKLSPEDVQLYYQIALNGRRDLPLAPDPRSGLEMALLRMLAFRPVAAGDSGGPVAVKKPQADVPRPPPAKPAPTDKATAAATPVTASPAEQEWSTIVGSLSLGGAVKQLAAHSVLLAREGNSLKLALDQTGAPLYTKDRQANLQQQLSEYFGQPIKLSIEVGQVEGETPARREARERDERQTAAVAAIENDANVKNLMETFDARINTGSVEPID
- a CDS encoding OmpP1/FadL family transporter; the encoded protein is MNSLTFRWMGITVFGVASLMGASAQANIGMENVGFSARSIGMGGTSIAVGEDTSVMNTNPAALARVQNGRLDLNAGMMIPDFGFRNGVNDSDGEDTIYMLMSAGFARRLNERVTLGIGLFNEGGTGTNYGILDVNSSFLEGGALGCGTACPAEYYTNFGYMVMTPSIAYQVDDRLSLGASAQIGYGMMRMKMPFFMDTNANGFPDVLQAADMSGNDINYRLKLGVHYDAGQWGVGAAYTSKADLGLSGDATLVNLANNSISRMPVTVNIGWPSSLKAGAFWDGREAGMPLLTFEVQRTNWSEYLDSIPVSMGPMAMQMRTGWEDQTAYRLGIEYPLTGSWDARFGYTHGSNPISDAGILPVMNAIVEDHVTLGMGYHGLKNLEFNAALEFGLDNTQTGAMPHNIGPDVMNAEVDMGYQAMMMQVSYQW